Genomic segment of Colletotrichum destructivum chromosome 5, complete sequence:
TGCTCAAGCACGCCAAGTCGATCCGCacgtcggccgaggcgaagtCGAGCAAGCCAGGCGCTTTGAAAAGGAGGTTTTGGAACGACGTTAGTGTGCAAGAGGTTGATGGTAGGTCTTTCTGCATCCATGTCGGTGTCTTTGTTTTTGAGGGGTGAAAGTGTGCTAACGCATTGCCCTCCCCAGGCGCCCTTCAAGTTCACCTCGACTCCCGCCCCCTTCGCCACCCCAACACCAAGGCAATTATGCGCCTCCCTCCCTCGAAGCAGTACCTCGCCTCTGCCCTGGCGATCGAGTGGGACATGATTACTTCGGCCCAGCAGGCAACCAAACAGCACATGATTCCCCTCACTTCCCTCACCTGCCGCGCGCTTGACATCGCCGaggatgacgccgccgccggcgcgaTCCGCGAGACCATCGCCACGACGATGATGCGCTACCTCGACACAGACTCCCTGCTATGCTGGGCGCCTCCTGCGGGGCCGATGGACGTTCCCAACGACGCGGGCGAGTCTTTGAGAGATGTGCAGAAGCGCACTaccgaggaggtcgtcgggTTTCTCATGGCGCGGGTGTGGCCGGGCATCGAGATCCGTCCCGTTCTGGACGAAAACAGCATCATGCCGATAGCGCAGGCGGAGGGCGTGCGGGAGGTGGTGCAAGGGTGGATCATGGGGCTCGACGCGTGGGAGCTGGCCGGGCTCGAGAGGGCGGTTTTGGCGGGCAAGAGCTTGATCACCGCGGTGCGGTTGGTGGTGGAGTGGAGCGAGGGGCCCGTCGGAGACCACCGCGAGGCGAAGAGCCCGAGGAAGTTTGGCATCGAGGAGGCGGCTACCGCGGCGAGCTTGGAGGTTTCGTGGCAGACGGGGTCGTGGGGCGAGGTGGAGGACACCCATGATGTCGAAAAGGAAGATTTGAGGAGGCAGCTGGGCAGTGTCGTGTTGCTTGTTTCGGGCACGAACCGCAAGTAAAGAGATGAATGAGCGTGCGTGAGGAGAAGCATTCCACAGGACTGTGTCGATAGGTATATCCAAGATTTGTACATTACAAAAGAAACCCGCCTGGGCCGCAAGAGCTAGGTCATATTCATATGTCTAACTAATGGATGTTGGAGCAAATCCGACGGCCAAGCCCTCCCCTGTTGTAGCCATTTGTGTAGGGGGCTTGGGCTCGCTCGAAAAGGAAACGCTAGAACGTGCAGGTGGGACGGAGACTGGCGCGTCATCAGTTTGGACACTCCCAGACCGCATGGGATCCTTTCGGAAGCTATAGGCGTGCCAGGAATCACGCCGAAGACTTCGCAATCAGCGGGTGCCGGACGATGATTGTATACGTGCGTGTCGCGTGATGAGCAACGCCGATAAACCTCGATACATTTGGCACGTTCCCGAGCAGGGCCTTGCTGCCGAGAACTGTTTTGAGTTTTTGCCAtgtaaggggggggggcgggggtaGCGTTGGCAAAATGGCCCATGATTCCATCCACGAGGTGCGTCACAACTCGACTTGACCACACCCATGTATATCGGAGCAAAGGGTCACACATTGAATGCAACGTCACGCTGCAGCATCACAGGGTAGACACGCAGATCGGGTAGCAATCGTCTCATCATTGACCAGTTCCTCATCGTCAGCTCTCCTCCTCAAGCCGCTAGCAAATCCGGTGAAGTGAAATAACAAGCATGTTGTGAAAGCCGTAAGGAGAAGCGCAAGAGTCTCCCTTGTCGATCCCTTACTGTCATGTCTTTTCCCATTTCAAGCCAGCCCCTGCTCATCTCGCTGATTCCATCATCAACACATACCGTGCGCTGCGTacgcttcttcttgttgggcCTTACATCCTGACGACACCAAAGTCCTCCGCGTCGACACTGAGCTTCCTTGAGAAAGTGGGGGGGAACAGCAGTTATTGTACATTATCTtaaaagggaaaaaagaagggggggagaagagctAGGCACGTATGCTCAGGCTCGACCATATTTATCCACCCACTCTGAAGAATAGAAATGACATTTGCGTCCACGGCTAAGAGCAAGCAGGGGGCGGCCGTTTTGTGTAGTGTATCATCAGTTTAAAAGAAGAACCCATGAACTCGGAAcagcaaaaaaaaaattgaaaatgaaaaggaaagggaaaaaagacgCAGAATATAATATCAGGGACGGGGGGATTAAGCGAAGGTTGTTTCGTCATGAATACGTGGAATCATTGCGAAACGAAGAACAGAGCCGACGCATAAGAACCAAAATCCCAAAATCCTTAACTCCTTCCACCTGCGCAAACTGCTGTCCGATGGCAATCACAGAATGTACAATAAGTAGCAAACGCCTGGCGGTTGTCATGTGGAGAAGCGAGAGTTCATGCGTCGCAGAACGCCAGACTAAGGCCGATCAGGTCGGCTCTTCATCTTCGCTCGATCGTTCTCCGCTTGCTCGTCCACGTCAAGTCGCTTGCGCCAGTCAGCCAGGCTCTCGCTCAGACCCAGCCcgacttcctcctccttgcgcGTTGGGGTAGCAGCGCCCTCGAAATCGAAAGTGTTGCTCAGGCGGTAGTTCTTGTTGGTGGCTTCCCAATGGGTTCGCAGAGTCTCGAGCTCGTTTGCCAGGTTGTCCAACGCGGTACTATTGCGTCCATCGACTCCGCCCGAGACAGCCCCGTAGGCGCTGTCTGCATCCGAGCTGTCCTGGCGCTGATGACCCATGCTCGTTCCGTTGGTGCCTCTCTCCGTCAACTCGGACGTCATGCTAGGTGCCTGTCTGCTCTGTCGACGGTAACTGTCGACCGATGTCTCGACTTGGTCCAGAAGGAGTGATACCTTttcctcggcatcctgaGCTCGACGCTCAAGGAGAGTGTTCTCTTGTTGGAGCTCCTCCAAATCACGACGGTTGGCGGCAAGCTTGCGAGaagcctcctcggcgtccttgaggGCGCCTTCGCGTTGCTTTTTGCTCTCCGCCAACTCGTTTCTAACCGTATTCAGCTGGTCCTCAAGCTTTTCGGTTGAAGCTTGCAATTCTTCCTCCAGTGCTTCGATCTTCTCTTGCAAGATGTGGCGTTCGCTCTCCCAGTTGGCGGGGGCGGCTCCAATGTTCATAGTGGACGTCTCAACACGTTCCTCGAGTGTTTCGATCTCGGACTTGAGTCTGGTGTTCTCCGTCTTGTATCTGGCGAGCTGTTCCTTCAGCTGCTTCAGCATCTTTTCGGTGCCCTTAACGTAGTGCACAGCAGACTGATAGTCGTTCTCGAGTTGGGTGAGCTTCTCACGATAAGCGGCTTCGCTGGCCTCTTGTTGAGCCGCGCTGCGCTGCGCATTCTCTTCGTGGGCGGAAAGAGCAGCGTTGAGCTGATCCTCGAGATCCCGGATGCGTACTTGGTCGGGTGTGTTGACGCGAGGGCTGCCGATACTGCGGGTCCGCGACATACCGGTGGGGCTGATGCCACGCTCGACCAGAATGTCCTTCAAGGTGTTGTGCTGCACAGTCATCGCGTTGGTTTCTAGCTGCTGGTTCTGGAGCTGGTGCTTCAAATCCGAGTTCTTGGCTTGCAAAGACTGAGTATCCCTCAAAGCCGCCTGGAGCTGCCTCCTGATTGCTACGCCTTCACGGCTAGACTGCTCCTGGTACACCTCCAAGCCGGCGATCCGCTCCTCGGCAGTGCGAAGCTTGTCAGCTGCGGCATCGGCCTCCTGTTGGTATTTTTTAACCAGAATGTTGGCTGCGTTGAGTTGGTCCTGCATCACCTTGAGCCTCTCAGTGTCGGCCTTGCTGTCGGATCCAATGTCTCTTGCGGTGACCTTGTCGAAACCAGCGAGTACCGCCAGTTGGTGAAGTTTGGCCTCTTTTGCGTGCTTCTCGGCAATCTCTTCGGCATCACGCAGTCGCTGAGTCGCCGCCACAAGCTCTGCTGTGCGGGTTTCATGCTCCGTCTTCAGCTTACTGAGCTTCGACTCGAGTTTCTCCCTCTGCGAacgctcctcctcgagcttgctCTCCAGAAGTGCTTTCATCTCGGCGgaagccgccatggcctcgcGCAGGGAGTCGAAAGTCTCGTTCT
This window contains:
- a CDS encoding Putative ATP12, ATP synthase F1-assembly protein, which translates into the protein MPFFVFGGACREDPKNQPTSTCALQLQQLFRIHLQPPFYSSRAGADTEMNTSTRIPLRLFTASSPLTTTASRPRFAAVARAISTTTLKPAEVAPVVGTGPPPEAPVPDVASEERAAVARARLERRQRQAEMLKHAKSIRTSAEAKSSKPGALKRRFWNDVSVQEVDGALQVHLDSRPLRHPNTKAIMRLPPSKQYLASALAIEWDMITSAQQATKQHMIPLTSLTCRALDIAEDDAAAGAIRETIATTMMRYLDTDSLLCWAPPAGPMDVPNDAGESLRDVQKRTTEEVVGFLMARVWPGIEIRPVLDENSIMPIAQAEGVREVVQGWIMGLDAWELAGLERAVLAGKSLITAVRLVVEWSEGPVGDHREAKSPRKFGIEEAATAASLEVSWQTGSWGEVEDTHDVEKEDLRRQLGSVVLLVSGTNRK